The following proteins are encoded in a genomic region of Bombus pyrosoma isolate SC7728 linkage group LG1, ASM1482585v1, whole genome shotgun sequence:
- the LOC122575524 gene encoding dedicator of cytokinesis protein 9 isoform X4 yields the protein MSERKFTRGLGKPGMAAQLRETVSQVVRESTVQNKPHLVEPIDFENFVLKNKTLLQNDPQRELLLYPRDDISQVVLPRRYRTLVPTIPQTSDNEEGEENLLTKECLRSYTSNWNLIHYKYSAYSGTYLELPKVAKIDDLKDEVYEIDTEVDQVDEELTKSNGITKEGYLMKGPEIGSSDRMFANIGSKSFKRRFCHLRQEVDGTYILELFKDEKKGEAKLTIVMDFCTEVIRNPKRGRYCFELRMSGTHKSYTLAADNETDMQDWLLKLSSVLQHYKQQEEKRAASLERACNTPPPSPQPMQVYGTLKGLEQSMNPQLIKYSRETDTSIALARRECRKQLFSIYPHIPHTKQQPGNCNEQNIDPYKEQFGQRIFVKCESLKFRLQAPIDEKESLCQVEPYQTTLSLYDARNGRKLTENFHFDINHEVVQGIVKELSPVGIMTESTENIKLPNDLKNIPLDWIKYPKQAIFSISNPHPDIFLVVRIDKILQGNICQTSEPYLRATKDPRLGLKVHKQVRACCQRLGNYRMPFAWAARPLFRLYSNELDTSSDFPAIYRQEGNKIKDEELLKLLSEYRKPEKLSKLTVIPGWLKIKIESITDLPDNTLSTSLAALKPFPLPPISEPTLEIAEFESTSEKDVHPYTTYINHLYVYPQTLCFDTQKIFTRARNIACVIELRDNDCENATPLRCIYGRPGAPLLCLRASCAVLHHNAVPSWYEEIKIRLPSKLHAKHHLLFSFYHISCDMNKKKENGVENCVGYAWSPLLHKGRLNVDMDMNVQALPVATHLPPGYLSIQPLGLGKGNAGPEIIWVDSQRPVFTVAFQLISTVFTRDVHLHNLFAHMERILDTKLGAVPADSETCKILKAAHAVQLVTVITFLPTILNQLFTLLTCTTNEEVGWYIIRVLIHFINMVHEAGRKETLQAYIKFVFVPPSQGNGIITVHEQLGKHLPTLLQPSNTDFLVVNKFMHHSSFFFEIMIKSMAQHLLSTGRIKMHRNERFSKEYHEKIRSLVEVIMPYLMNKYKEMPVETHELNKSLAQFLKRCLTFMDRGFVFRLINSYMDNFSPGDQRTLHDFKFTFLQIICSHEHYVSFNLPMMQSRIISKDLINEYCLSEDFCKHHFLVGLLMQEVRTSLNEIVQIRKVAISTLRDLMAKHELDDRYQNKGQLSRIASTYIPWLGIVLENLHRLQSIHDSSKTEIRQNGTNRISTSSSFLANKDTASTTATTGTPKSIHRLTLHLETQSPIRASMHLRDSTYFAAIAGQGLVNGYSCTSIESDTSTISGASQSNISQETTIIREPIENGTGEKKRHSRSLSVTQSSPRCDKLQSSEVKDILLCFLFVIKYLGDHQVIAWWQQCSDCEILSFFTVIEMSLHHFKYIGKRQIAANMVNSSGKPRTVKAMTLPARMAPPDFSNDGPATSTLQPHNTTARENLVESDSGKVHQALLEANMATEVGLIALDCLGLFCIHFKDVLLTADGDNPIMQKVFSIYLSFLQVGQSETLLRHVFASFRAFLNNYSIILFQGNAVLCGRLCYELLRCCNSKLSSIRQESCALLYLLMRSNFEFTSRKGLTRVHLQVIISVSQMLGNVIGLNNSRFQESLSLINSYASSDKVMKGTGFPVEVKDLNKRIRTVLMATAQMREHNNDPEMLVDLQHSLANSYASTPELRHTWLETMARNHARDGNFSEAACCQLHIAALIAEYLKLRKVHTWGAEAFDKISENISRDECSLKLDAGVQDIHYNEYILLEQLELCAEMLEKAERFELLGHLYRLIVPMYEAKRNYEALANCYSHLAQACNKIVEVTKSGKRLLGRFYRVAFFGTAYFEDENGQEYIYKEPKVTSLSEISERLHHLYSEKFGSENVKMIMDSIPIDITELDSKIAYIQVTHVTPYFEKYELETRQTEFEQNHNISCFMFETPFTKEGKARGIPEEQWKRRTILTTQYSFPYIKKRILVIEKRIMELSPIEVALDEMRQRVQELEDVALIGPTDVKKLQLRLQGSICVTVNAGPLAYASAFLDPALSPQYPDDKVEELKDVFREFVKICYTALQINSKLITSDQHEYQEVLRENYQKLCQNLSSLLGEPIWSDEQVGNFKRNSAALFSAISGASNHTSTA from the exons ATGAGCGAAAGGAAGTTTACCCGTGGCCTGGGTAAACCGGGCATGGCCGCTCAATTACGAGAGACCGTCTCTCAGGTAGTACGAGAGAGTACCGTACAG aataagCCACATCTAGTAGAACCCatagattttgaaaattttgtattaaagaataaaactttattacaAAACGACCCTCAGAGAGAACTCCTGCTATACCCTAGGGATGATATTTCA CAAGTGGTATTACCTAGAAGATATCGTACTCTTGTACCAACTATACCACAAACTTCAGATAATGAGGAAGGGGAAGAGAATCTTCTTACAAAAGAATGTTTACGAAGTTACACATCTAATTGGAATctcatacattataaatattcagcaTATAGTGGAACTTATCTTGAGTTAcctaa agTAGCAAAAATAGATGATCTAAAAGATGAAGTGTATGAAATTGATACAGAAGTAGACCAAGTTGATgag GAATTAACAAAGAGTAATGGAATAACAAAGGAAGGCTATTTAATGAAAGGACCAGAAATTGGTAGTAGTGACCGCATGTTTGCAAATATTGGTTCAAAATCATTTAAGAGAAGGTTTTGTCATCTTCGTCAAGAAGTTGATGGCACATACATTCTTGAACTttttaaagatgaaaaaaagggTGAAGCTAAACTGACGATAGTAATGGATTTTTGCACTGAAGTTATTAGAAATCCAAAACGTGGGAGGTATTGTTTTGAATTAAGAATGAGCGGGACTCATAAATCGTACACATTAGCAGCAGACAATGAAACAGATATGCAGGATTGGTTATTAAAGTTAAGCTCAGTATTACAGCATTATAAGcaacaagaagaaaaacgtGCTGCTTCGCTAGAGAGAGCATGCAATAcacctcctccttctcctcaaCCTATGCAG GTTTATGGAACGCTCAAAGGCTTAGAACAAAGTATGAATCCACAACTGATAAAGTATTCTAGGGAAACAGATACTAGTATTGCATTAGCGAGACGAGAATGTCGTAAACAATTGTTTAGTATTTATCCTCATATTCCACATACTAAACAACAACCAGGCAATTGTAATGAACAGAATATTGATCCATACAAAGAACAATTTGGGCagagaatttttgtaaaatgtgaAAGTCTTAAATTTAGATTACAAGCACCAATAGATGAGAAAGAATCATTATGTCAGGTGGAACCATATCAAACTACACTAAGTCTTTATGATGCAAGAAATGGCAGGAAGCTaactgaaaattttcattttgatattaatcatGAGGTTGTTCAAGGAATAGTAAAAGAATTAAGTCCTGTAGGTATTATGACAGAATctacagaaaatattaaactaccaAATGATCTGAAAAATATACCACTAGATTGGATTAAATATCCAAAACAg gcTATATTTAGTATTAGTAATCCGCACCCTGATATATTTTTGGTTGTaagaatagataaaatattacaaggGAATATATGCCAAACTTCTGAACCATATTTAAGGGCTACAAAAGATCCACGATTAGgtttaaaagtacataaacaAGTTAGAGCATGTTGCCAAAG attGGGAAATTATAGAATGCCGTTTGCTTGGGCTGCCAGACCATTATTTAGATTATATAGTAATGAATTAGATACATCATCAGACTTTCCTGCAATATATAGgcaagaaggaaataaaataaaagatgaagaaTTACTCAAACTCCTTTCAGAGTATAGAAA gcCTGAGAAACTTAGTAAATTGACTGTGATACCTGGTTGgttgaaaataaagattgaGTCAATTACAGATTTACCTGACA ATACATTATCTACATCTTTAGCAGCTTTGAAGCCATTTCCATTACCGCCAATATCTGAACCAACTCTTGAGATTGCAGAGTTTGAAAGTACTTCAGAGAAAGATGTTCATCCATATACAACTTATATTAACCATCTTTATGTATATCCGCAAACTCTTTGCTTTGATACTCAAAAAATATTCACCAGAGCTAGAAATATTGCGTGCGTTATTGAATTACGAGACAATGATTGTGAAAATGCTACACCTTTAAGg TGTATATATGGAAGACCTGGTGCTCCACTTTTATGCTTACGAGCATCTTGCGCGGTTTTACATCATAATGCAGTTCCTTCTTGgtatgaagaaattaaaataaggtTACCATCGAAACTTCATGCCAAGCATCAtttactcttttctttttaccataTAAGTTGTGAtatgaataagaaaaaagaaaatggtgtTGAAAATTGTGTTGGTTATGCTTGGTCTCCATTGTTGCATAAAGGAAG ATTAAATGTGGATATGGATATGAATGTACAAGCACTACCTGTTGCAACACATTTACCACCAGGATATCTTTCAATACAACCTCTAGGACTAGGAAAAggg AATGCTGGACCGGAAATTATATGGGTTGATTCTCAACGGCCGGTATTTACAGTAGCATTTCAATTGATTTCAACTGTATTTACACGTGATgtacatttacataatttatttgctCATATGGAACGCATCCTAGATACAAAACTAGGTGCGGTACCAGCGGATTCGGAAAcatgcaaaatattaaaagctgCTCATGCAGTACAATTAGTTACAGTTATTACATTTCTTCCTACTATATTGAATCAGTTATTTACATTGTTAACATGTACTACAAATGAAGAAGTTGGATGGTATATTATAAGAGttttaatacatttcataaatatggTGCATGAAGCTGGTAGGAAAGAAACACTTCAGGCTTATATTAAG TTTGTTTTTGTACCACCTTCTCAAGGAAATGGTATTATAACAGTTCATGAACAATTAGGAAAACATCTTCCTACATTATTGCAGCCAAGTAATACTGACTTTCTagtagtaaataaatttatgcatCATTCCAGTTTCTTTTTTGAGATAATGATTAAGAGTATGGCACAGCATTTGCTTTCGACAGGAAGGATAAAA ATGCatagaaatgaaagattttcaaaagaaTATCATGAAAAGATTCGAAGTTTAGTGGAAGTTATTATGCCTTATCTTATGAACAAATATAAAGAGATGCCAGTTGAAACACATGAATTAAACAAAAGTCTTgcacaatttttaaaa CGATGCCTTACATTTATGGATCGTGGGTTcgtttttcgtttaataaattcatacatGGACAATTTCTCTCCTGGAGATCAACGTACACTAcatgattttaaatttacattcttGCAAATAATCTGTTCACACGAGCATTATGTGTCTTTCAATTTACCAATGATGCAATCACGAATCATTTCCAAAG atttaataaatgaatattgttTGTCAGAAGATTTTTGCAAACATCATTTCTTAGTTGGACTGTTAATGCAAGAAGTTAGAACCTccttaaatgaaattgtacaaattcgTAAAGTTGCAATATCTACATTAAGAGACTTAATGGCAAAGCATGAACTTGATGATAGATATCAGAATAAG gGTCAATTAAGTAGGATAGCATCCACTTATATACCATGGCTAGGTATTGTATTGGAAAATCTACATCGATTGCAATCCATACATGATAGCagtaaaacagaaattagGCAAAATGGCACAAATAGAATATCAACTAGTAGTTCATTTTTGGCAAATAAAGATACCGCGAGTACTACTGCGACCACTGGAACTCCAAAATCAATACATag gCTTACGTTACATTTGGAAACTCAATCTCCAATAAGGGCGTCTATGCATCTACGAGATTCTACATACTTCGCAGCCATAGCAGGCCAAGGATTAGTTAATGGATATTCTTGTACTAGTATAGAATCAGATACATCAACAATATCTGGTGCTTCTCAATCAAATATATCTCAAGAAACTACTATTATTCGTGAACCTATCGAAAATGGTACtggcgaaaaaaaaagacattcTCGTTCTTTAAGTGTTACACAATCGTCACCTAGATGTGATAAATTGCAGTCGTCGGAAGTTAAGGATATTTTACTCTGTTttctatttgtaataaaatacttagGTGATCATCAAGTTATTGCTTGGTGGCAACAGTGCAGCGattgtgaaattttaagtttctttACAGTAATTGA AATGAGCCTtcatcattttaaatatattgggAAAAGGCAAATAGCTGCAAACATGGTAAATAGTTCTGGAAAGCCTCGAACAGTGAAAGCAATGACATTACCAGCTAGAATGGCACCTCCAGATTTTTCTAACGATGGACCCGCCACTAGTACTTTACAACCACATAATACTACTGCACGGGAAAATCTTGTTGAAAGCGATAGTGGGAAAGTGCATCAAGCTTTATTAGAAGCGAATATGGCAACAGAAGTTGGTCTAATTGCATTGGATTGTTTAGGattattttgtattcattttaag gATGTGCTTCTAACAGCAGATGGTGATAATCCCATAATGCAGAAAGTATTtagtatatatttatcgtttttgCAAGTTGGACAGTCTGAAACCTTACTACGGCACGTTTTTGCCAGTTTCAGAgcctttttaaataattattctataattctatttcaag GAAATGCCGTATTATGTGGACGTTTATGTTACGAATTATTACGTTGCTGTAATAGTAAGTTAAGTTCCATTCGGCAGGAATCTTGTGCTTTACTTTATCTTCTTATGAGAAGCAATTTTGAGTTCACTAGTAGGAAAGGACTAACTAGGGTTCACTTACAA gTAATTATATCTGTTTCTCAAATGCTTGGAAATGTTATtggattaaataattcaaggTTCCAAGaatcattatcattaataaatagCTATGCTTCTTCTGATAAAGTGATGAAGGGTACTGGTTTTCCAGTTGAAGTTAAAGAtctgaataaaagaattaGGACTGTTTTGATGGCCACAGCTCAAATGAGAGAACATAACAATGATCCTGAAATGTTGGTAGACCTACAACATAGTTTGGCTAATTCTTATGCCAGTACACCTGAATTGAGACATACATGGTTAGAAACTATGGCTAGAAATCACGCAAGAgatggaaatttttcagag GCTGCTTgttgtcaattacatattgcCGCATTAATAGCAGAGtatttaaaattgagaaaagtTCATACGTGGGGTGCAGAAGCCTTTGACAAGATTTCTGAAAACATCTCTAGAGATGAATGCAGTCTTAAACTTGATGCTG GCGTGCAAGATATTCATTACAACGAATATATACTTCTTGAACAATTAGAACTTTGTGCTGAGATGTTAGAGAAAGCAGAACGATTTGAACTTCTTGGACATTTGTATAGATTAATAGTTCCTATGTACGAAgcgaaaagaaattatgaagCTTTAGCAAATTGTTATTCTCATTTGGCACAAGcctgtaataaaattgttgaagtTACAAAGTCCGGAAAAAGACTTCTTGGAAGATTTTATAGAGTTGCATTTTTTGGCAcg GCATATTTTGAGGATGAAAATGGGCAAGAGTACATTTACAAAGAACCAAAAGTTACATCCTTATCTGAAATTTCAGAACGTCTCCATCATCTCTACTCTGAAAAATTTGGCTcggaaaatgttaaaatgatAATGGATTCTATACCTATCGATATAACCGAACTAGATTCAAAAATAGCGTATATTCAAGTGACACACGTTACAccttatttcgaaaaatacgaGTTAGAAACACGACAAACAGAGTTTGAACAGAATCATAATATATCATGTTTTATGTTTGAAACTCCATTCACTAAAGAAGGAAAAGCCAGAGGTATTCCAGAAGAACAATGGAAACGTAGAACAATTCTTACAA CACAATATTCTTTTCCATACATTAAAAAACGTATTTTAGTTATTGAAAAACGAATAATGGAACTGAGCCCAATCGAAGTCGCTTTAGATGAAATGCGACAACGTGTCCAAGAATTAGAAGATGTAGCTCTTATAGGACCAACAGAcgtgaaaaaattgcaattaagaTTACAAGGAAGTATATGTGTTACAGTAAATGCTGGACCACTCGCATACGCTTCCGCATTTTTAGATCCTGCACTGTCTCCACAATATCCAGATGATAAAGTTGAAGAACTAAAAGATGTTTTCAG agaatttgttaaaatatgttACACAGCTCTGCAAATAAATAGTAAGTTGATTACATCTGATCAGCATGAATATCAAGAAGTGTTACGTGAGAATTATCAGAAACTTTGCCAAAATTTGTCATCATTACTTGGGGAACCTATTTGGTCTGATGAACaagttggaaattttaaacgtAACAGCGCTGCTTTATTTAGTGCTATCAGTGGTGCTAGTAATCACACAAGTACAGCTTAA